A single genomic interval of Shewanella psychropiezotolerans harbors:
- a CDS encoding winged helix-turn-helix domain-containing protein, with amino-acid sequence MKISTVNGRTVLFDEQAILMGEHKTKLGSGDWQVLDLLLKKHGEVISREELISHAWKGRVVTEASLTQSIFNIRLALGDDGKKQTVLKTIAKIGYIIPAEVILYSESKLTSHSRQWKNPIAVVILIACFFFGIALERPVFESEYFLNNLKKTRVQNTLTVTSKTGNININFLNGFSSEQLEIPKNLELIAGSTPDVYISAGKTYYTFIFDDIEKAPISIGINRTIGLTPAFTQAINLYIEELNS; translated from the coding sequence TTGAAAATTAGTACGGTAAATGGCCGCACAGTACTTTTCGATGAGCAAGCAATTTTAATGGGAGAACATAAGACAAAGCTAGGCAGTGGGGACTGGCAAGTATTAGACTTACTTCTGAAAAAACATGGTGAAGTGATCTCACGAGAAGAGCTGATATCCCATGCCTGGAAAGGGAGAGTAGTAACAGAAGCAAGCCTAACGCAATCAATTTTTAATATCCGATTAGCTCTCGGAGATGACGGGAAAAAACAAACTGTTTTAAAAACCATTGCCAAAATAGGCTATATAATCCCTGCAGAAGTTATCCTATATTCAGAATCCAAACTCACTAGTCACTCTCGACAATGGAAGAATCCTATTGCAGTGGTAATTTTAATTGCTTGTTTCTTTTTTGGTATAGCCTTAGAGAGACCTGTATTCGAAAGTGAATACTTTCTAAACAATCTAAAGAAGACAAGAGTTCAGAATACTCTCACTGTCACTTCTAAAACTGGAAATATCAACATAAACTTTTTAAATGGTTTTTCAAGCGAGCAATTGGAAATACCTAAAAACCTTGAATTGATAGCAGGATCTACTCCAGATGTATACATTTCAGCAGGTAAAACTTATTACACCTTTATATTTGATGATATTGAGAAAGCACCTATAAGCATAGGCATTAATAGAACTATAGGTTTAACCCCCGCTTTTACTCAAGCTATCAATCTATATATAGAGGAGCTGAACAGTTGA
- a CDS encoding flagellar biosynthetic protein FliQ, with amino-acid sequence MTVIDVTAACLEIVKDAIIIFSLSFVVTGVIVGLLQTVFSVQDPGLPMAAKLVVFIVLLTQVGGGIYDQFHLLFWQL; translated from the coding sequence ATGACCGTCATTGACGTTACTGCGGCGTGTTTAGAGATAGTCAAGGACGCTATTATTATTTTTTCTCTGAGCTTTGTTGTCACGGGAGTTATTGTCGGTCTACTGCAAACAGTATTCAGTGTTCAAGATCCTGGCTTACCTATGGCAGCTAAATTAGTGGTCTTTATTGTATTACTTACACAAGTCGGTGGAGGGATATATGACCAATTCCACTTATTATTTTGGCAACTTTAA